The nucleotide window TAGGAACTGGCATTCACAGGCATTCATATATAGAGGTCTCATTAAGCTAGGGGAGgactggccattaaggccaccagGAAAAGTCTTAGTGGGCCAATGGGAGACTACCTGCCCCACTGGCCACCCTAGCCCTGCAGCAAACCCCACCCCTGGCCAGGGCTACACCACCACAACCGGAGGCGCAAGGGAGGTGCCCAGCCAGCCATACCAAACCCCAGGGCAGCAAACAAGGTGCCTGGCCCATTCTTCACCGTGCCTGGCCCAGCTTCCTGCAAAAAGGAGAGCGCTGAAGGCACATGCAGCTTGGCATCTCCCCACCCAGCCACACATTTTGGCTGGGCACTCTTGCTTGGAGCCGGCCAGAcgggctctccctccctccctcggtgGGGTAGGGCCAGGGTGGTCCCCCACCATCCATCCCTGAATTTAGCCCTCTTTGCTAACAGCCCgatggatctctcctccatgaactTCTCTATCTAAGCTAGTGGTTGTCACCACATCCCACAGCAACTCACTGCATAAGTTAATTGTGTATTGcatgaagaagtactttctttcgCCTGATCTGAATCTACTGTCCATACACTTCAGTAGGATTCCTGGgccaaaaaaaccctgtaaaCCTCCTACGCATTCTTCTGTTCAATCTGTTCAAGCCATTTGATTGTCTATCAAGAGCTTCCTCCCATTACAGCTTTTCACCTGCGTAGAAGCGTGTCAAGGGGTAAAAGAGTTCCGGCCAGCAAACATCATTTCTCTTGCAGTCATATTCTGTATAGttaatctgaaatctgaaaaacaGTTTCAAACCAAGTCTTAAGGACAGACCGAAGTATCTGCAACAGAGTAACTAAGAGGGGAAGGAGTCACCTCCTGGCAAAAGGCTGgtaattttatttactttcaaCGGGAACCCGAAGTAGCTTAGTACATTCTCCCCTTCAAAGacacagtgactggcccaagcaagcttctatggcagactgcaaattcaaacccaggtctcctggAGCCTAGTcccaacactaaccactgcacGGCGCTGCCTCTTACTCCAGTAATGCCTTCATTGTCCCAGTCTACTCATGTCTTTCTTGTTCTTCTAAGCCAACCAAATCCATCCTTCCATTTATGCCATTAACACCACATTTTATTTActgacattatttatagttcatttttctcactgggactcaaggtggattacgcagtaCAAGTGTAATCTTTATAACAGACTCTTCTTTATAACAGAATCATCGTCCTTGCATCCAAGAGTTACCTTGTCTTTGGAACAGGGGGCTGAGCTGGTATTTTGATAAACTGGACAGCAGCAGAGATAAGAAGAGAGCCGGCTTTATCCTCACAGGTAATGGGACACTGAACTTGCCACGTTATTGTAGAAAAACTGAAGGTGGGTGGAAAAAAATGTATTATCCTGAAAGGGAAATCTGAAGCAGCAACAAAATGATTGCCGTATTGTTATAATATCATGTGATGTAGAGAAACCCTAATTAAATCTTAGAAATGGGGGGGATGGGTGGTTTGAGTAGGATTTCcagttttggggagggaaggcatcAATGCTCTCCACAGCTCCTTACCCCCTCCCTGTGACTAGCCAAAGCATCAATGAGAAGTTAGCTTTTTTTTTGGCAGACCTTTCCCAATGCGCGCACACAAtcctggctgcaatatgacaaACAACGTAGTAGCTAATGGAAACGGCTTTTCAATTGATGATTGTGTCTATGAACTACATTGGTAGGGGATGGAGAGCAGTGATCACATTTGCAAtgcagaaaaatacaaagaaGATGTAAACAGGAATCCTGGGGCATTTTAAGGCTAACAAGTTTTTATTTTGGCATAAGCATTTGTGGACTACCGACTCTGAAAGCTACAAGTGTCTGAGGGTCAGGCAAGTTATGAGAGCAGAGCCACCTACCATAGTTACAACCTGATGCAAAGCTGCCATACCTGATTTGCACCCCAAGTATTTCCTGTTGTGGAACTCCTTCTACTGCACCCACGTCAGCTGTGAGAATCTGAATATTCAAGTGAGCAGGAACACCTGGACACATGCCTTTTAAGACCCCAACACTTGCATTTGAACTCGGTCCAAATGTATCTAAACCTGtcagagggagaaaggggggaatgTTACTTTGAGAAACGGTCGAATCCGAAGTTAACATCAGTAGCTGATCCGTTTCTTTTTGGTAACAGTGAAAATCTACTCCAGTATGCTGCCTAAGGGAGCACAGAGCTCCCTTCCACAGAGCTGGTCTGATATGAAAAAGTGAACCTTTTATTTGCTAATAAgggctaggggtgtgcgcttcgggtttccgattcgtgtattcccgaatcagccccagcattgctgagctgatttggaaatactgaagcaaagcttttcttaacacttcggaaagctttgtgtAGAGTGGCAGCAGTCGCAGAACTTTTCTTGCCGTttacaaacagcaagaaaagtgctgttttCAAAGCTTCCAAACCACCTTCTTTCACTcgaagggagaggggaggagggggttccctcctcccctctcccatctgGTGAAAGAAGGCAAAAGGGGAAGCTCAAAGCAGTgcctttcttgctgtttgcacgGCAAGAAAAGCGCTGCTTTCAAAGCTTCCCTGCTCCCCTCTCCCATCGGCtgaaagaaggcagcaggaagctttgaaagcagcactattcttgctatttgcaaacagcaagaaaagtgctgctttgatctTCAGAATCTTTACTAAGCATTCCAAAGTggtttaaatacccgaatccgaaacggcttgctgctttgggataTTCCGGAttgtaaacccgaagcaggaaacccaaatctcttTTGGGTGAACACCCCTAAGGACCCCACGTTTGCTCAAAAGGCAACAGCTATTTTGGTGATGCCACTTTTGAAGAtggaaccaaaattcatgaatgTTCTTGTCTTTGGCCTGGTTttcacatgcagcagaatgaggggGCAGAATGTTGGAGGTACTAGAATGAACTGAACCTCTTCAGAGTGTAAGCTGGGTATTCCAGTGTTCTAGGTCTATTtgtatttaaaaaacccaaaaaactctATGCAAACAGAAAGTTAGCAGAGTTGGGAGAAATTTTGTAACTCCTTATTTTGCTTTAAGGTGCTGGCTTTCTATTTTCAGGGAGCAGTTAAAATAGCAGAGGACTCCAAAAAGGGATCTTTTACCTGCAGTCAAAAATGGTGTAATTCATTCTACTACTTTAGGTACCTGCCACCTCATTCCCTCcagcatgtgtgaaccaggccttAAGTGGCTTTCTGGGTTAGTAAGATAGGTTTGGACATAGGTTTGATGATGTACTTTTTGTGGAGTTTTAATATTTGAATGTATGTTATGGTAAACGTTATTTTGGTGATTTACTTACAGTAAATTTGTACTTGCATGTTTACTTGTAGCCATCTTAAATATAGGTGCTTTTAAGCACGCTTTTTATTCTCATTATCTAAAATATCAAAGTTCAACTACAAATATCAAAGTTATTTTAAACGAGACAGAAGATGTTTATCCTTGGCTCCATTCCAAatacttatttactttatttaaagcctacctttcttgctgagacgcaaggtggattacagaattaaAAAATAATGCAACCATATAGAATAAGACATCCAGTGAACAATGCAACTGGAAGAGTACTGAAACTTTCTGATATGTTTATTTCCACACATTTAATATTGTGGCTTTTATGAAGGAAATCATGGCATGATTCAATTCAGTTCTAGCAAATGATGCTAAAAAGTACTGCTACTCACGTATGATTTCCACCCAGTCATCTGGAATGCTGGAATTGGAATTGCCTCTTTTCCCAACATGGTTCACTTGCACCAAGGAATTCAGTTTGTCAGTAACGTTCTCCCTGCAATGTGTCAGTATGTAACTTACAACTGAACTCGAAGGAACAcaatgaagaaaataatttctttgaAAATGTACCACTTGCAGGGGTGATGTCTCTACTGTAGAAACCCCTAAATTAAGAATTTtacgggggagggggaatcagagCTTCTCCCACCCAAATTCTTAAAAGATGAGAGCAGGAAAGACGCAAACAgcgaaatcctaagcacagttactccagtctaagcccattgaagtcaaagaGAGACTCCTTTGGACACAGCACGGCCAACTTTAACCATTTGAATAAGAaaccttatttatttcaaaggccCAGTTATGCAAACACATCGACCTCTCCTATTTGAATCAGCAGGACTGAAACAAGCTTGACCTTGGCTGCACTGTACTACATTGGAGATCTCTTGAAATTTCTCTGAGTTGCAATCATGGGGAGCCCCAAACTGGATTAGGGCCACAGTGCTAGGCAAGAGGGgagttaacccttcccctcacGCTTATTTTTTCAGCTGCCCAGTTTAAACAAGACCCAATGTGAGTGCAAAGTCCCAAGGGTGAGGTCCTTTGCCTTCCtagcatcacatttaaatcagcTCCTCTCCAGCAACCACTGGAGGTATTATTTGCCCCAGTTGGgctattattaaaggtaaaggtagtcccctgtgcaagcaccgtgtcattactgacccatggggggacgtcgcatcacgacgttttcttggcagacttttgttacgggctattattaaagaagaataaagAGAAGGGTGATCCAATATCCAATgtctcgtctagtttggccctaagtaaaATACAGAAGGACAGGAAGGAGCTGTTTGACTCTTACTAATTAAGGAGGCAGATTTCTCACCTGCAATGCTAGGGACCAAAGCTCCACCCTACTTCAAATATGCCACAAACAGAAGCCAGCACAGCTCACCTTAACTGACTGCAGTTTTCCTTGAGATCAACTTCTAAAACACATCCAGAAACCGCATTCAATCCAAATAAAATAGGAGTGGGACTTGCCGATGTGCACAGACCCAGGCCATCTACGTAAAGACATCTGTTTAAGAAATCTTCTTATCAACTTGTTCCTTTCTAGGTTGCAGTTTTACAAAACATTTAATGAAAACCCTAAAATGAACGACAACGATACATAAGTAGGACTGCATTTCATTAAGCCAACAGAGCCACTCTGCTTAGAGGAGTTTAATTCAGCTTTTGCTGTTCCACTTGAGGTCAGCGAGCAGTCACGAGGCAGCTCTCCGAAGAGTGGGAAAAGTTTTAAATACGCAGCTTTTCTGAGTATTATGAAGGCATAAGATCAATGCCTGAAGAAGATTTAGAACAGCCATCTGTTCTGATCACCCCAGGACTCTTCATAGTTCATAGGGATAAAAATCAACGTTCCGTTTGGCTGCCGATTTTGAAGTTGCAATTAATAAAACGTACTGTGCTGCCAGCCACATTCCATTGCCTTATCCAGACAATACAGAAGACTAAAATTACTGGGACGGCAGTCGACCTTATCCTGAAGCATACGTCAATTAAACAGCAATACTCTAAAATTTCATGTGAAAAGCACATTACCAGGCTTCCAGAGATTTAAAGTGGTAATTGCAACAGAAGAATCCAGGCTTGCTGCTCTGATTGGTTTTCCAACTTGATAACCTGATAAAACAAAGAAGAGATTGTGTGggattttaataacaacaatatttgatttatataccgcccttcaacatccactcagagcagtttacaaagtgtattattgtcctcatgacaaggcaggtgaggctgagggagctctgagagagctgtgactggcccaaggtcacccagctggcttcaagtggaggagtggggaatcagatccggttctccagattagagtcctgccgctcttaaccactacaccaaactggctttcatagATGGTCATCAATTCTGACCAAACCATTGTATTGGGGTTCTCACACAGACACTCTAAGGGTGTTTTGGATTCCAGTCAAAAACTAAAAAGAATTATTCATATATTAAAAAGCAAAAGATAGCAGGAAATAACTGAAAAACACTAGAAGCAACATAAGCTGATATTACAAaaaaggtggggaggggaaagggtgagaTATCCCTAACTGCTGACCATCAATGTGATATTTTGTTCGAGAAACCAACAAGAAATTTCACCTGGATTCCCAGACCATTCTTCTGTGCTGGTAGCATTTATGCTCACAAAGTTTACAGTGAACCTCTGTCTCAGGGTGTCTGGGTGAAGAAAAAGATTGTATCGATGTTTAATAAAAGGAAAGGCATCCTTTCTGTTGCCTTTGTAATCCTGCTACCGTTGCACATGCAGTCGCTACAGTTTGCTCAACAGCCTACTCTACAGTATTAATTCATCCTTAAAGCCCACTGACTGAACAATTCAACTGATAATTTCAAAGTGGGGTGGAAGGTTTTTCCCTGTGATTTTCTAAGCAATATAGGGGACCCAGCTGTGTACTTTTCTGGATCAACAGTACAAACAGATGCCTCGAATCCAACTATAAGCGTTTGTAGCTACATTAAATCCATGGATTGTGGTACAACCAGAAGTATAGACTGGGATCAAAAGATGCTTTTAGCCACCTCCCTGGTTTGCCACTACAGGCTTCGAACAAAGAGACTctttaggcaccacccccaacccAAACATCACACAAGAACAAATCACCTGACTCGTTCAGCTCCATGGGCCCCTAGGGGGACCAAAGCTCCCCAAAGATTGACCTCCTCCCTTGGCAATGCCATTTACTTGAGAACacccagtgattttttttttacattatatCCCTTTGAATTGCATACACCTGCGTCATAGCACTAACTTAACTCACTTCAGATTCAGAAGTAGCTTACCATGGATCTACGCTGTTTTGTGGTGGCCTATGGTTTTAAGCAGACAGTTTGAAATTAACTGCCatgggattggggagggggttgctgtACAAGAAACACAAGCCCAAAGCCGTTTTGCATGTTGAGGATCTTTAGTTTCTAAATATGCTCTTTAACTGAAAAATCTTGTTCCCAATCACACCGTTTCAATAAAATGTACATGTTAGAAAAAGGAACTATGTCTAAGAAATGCACAAGATGTACAAAGATACCTTCTGAGCAGATGTCCCCAGAAAGGATAGAGACCTTCATTTCTATTATTCTCTTGCCTTCCCATATGATTGTATAATTTGCTGCAAAGGTCACATTTCTGCATTCTGAAAACAAGGAACAGTTCATATGGAATCTGCCGCTTCATGCATCTGTGcatatattttttatatatatatatatatatattgttacaTCAAGTTCGTATTTACCACTGCTGGTGCAACTGCCTAAGTCAGTTGTTTTCTTCTCATAAGTCACATGTAGCTTGATGGGAActgacaagaaaaaaaatgtgaatgCAGTAGGTTAAAACAAACATGCTTCAACAAAAAGGTTAAGACTAAAGGGGGTCCCCACGTATGGTAAGATTCTTCTGCATTAGGAACTTCATGCAAAAATTTGTGGAGCTGTAGTTCCCATGGATTTTTTTCATCATATACCCAATCAGGGGAAGAGGGGGGCAGAAGAGAAAAGATAGGACATGCAGATCCATGTAGTCCAAAGTACATTATTGGGTGCTGTCAATAAAGCTGACAGCTGTGCGTGTGCACAAGCTCTTAGCCTAAACCAAACCTAAATCTAACAAAAAGCTGAAATACAGCATTTGGCCTTCTATTCTCTTGCACTGTTCCTCTCTGAGAATCTTGGTCCTCTTGGCTGTCCCCTAGTCTATGGTGTGGCCACCTCCTGCCTGGAGGCTCTATGCCATGATTCCACCCATTCTCCTGCAAGAGGGCCCTGGGAGCAGAACTCCCTCCCAAAAGATGTATAATCGTGCCACCTCTCTCCTTTCCTTCAAATCCCTTCTCTTGATTTTCCTTTTCCATAAAGCTTTTGGTTGATCCCCTCAATCTTCATCCCATGttgtaaatccagaggagttagctgtgttagtctgtagtcgcaaaatagtaaagagcacctttaagactaaccaactttattgtagcgtaagctgttgagacccacagctctctttgtcagatatgcATGGCTCTTCATcccatgcatctaacgaagagaactgtggatctcgaaagcttatgctacaataaagttggttagtcttaaaggtgctaatggattcTTTACTATGCCATGTTGTAAGTAACTTTAAACTGTATTTATTCCCATTCGTGCCTCCCTCCACCCCTTCTGTGGTTGTCCCCAGTGTCTATTTCAGATGACAGACTCCTTTGGTGTGGGAACCCATCATTATAACATCAGAAGAGGTCCTGCTGGAGAAGCCCAACACTCCACCAAATCCATCATCCCCTTTCCCACAGTGGCTGATGAGATATCCCTGAAGGCCCCACAAGGAGGAGTCCAGAGGCCAATGCCTTTTCTTATTGTTGCTCTCCTGAAACTGGTATTGAGATATACTActcctgaacatggaagttccagtTAGCCATTATGGCTATCAGACATGGACAGGCCTCTCAACAACTTTGTCTAATCCTTTTtcaaaagccatctaagctagcaGCCATCATCACTACATACGATGGCAGAGAGTTCCAtatgttcattatatttttgCTCATGAAAGTGTGTAAAGCATTTGGTGTGCTGATAGCACCGTATAAATAAATGACAACAGCTGCCTGACATCAAGGGGACATGCCCCATATGTGCCCTTTGAAAAACCACAGAATCCTTCAGAAAGTCCAAGCACCGACTGCTCAAGTAACCCTGCAGCCTTTCCCATCAAAAGCAACATACCTCCAGTGCCACTGTTTATAGTCACATCAGGAAGCATGCTCTTCCCCTCCATGCAAGTAGTCAGGCATTCGACGGCAAAATTCCGAAGGAACGCAACAGGGGCATCTCTTGCACACTGCCCAGCTAGGAATGGCTGCCGCGGGATTAATTTTTGTGATTTATTTTTTGCAGTTTTTCCCTCCATTGTAGAAATTAAAAGCAACTCCTACCCCCATCCCCTCAAAAGACAGAGAAATTATTCATGCAAAGTGGCCACTATTACCTGAGGAACGGCAAAATACTCGTTGTCTAGTGTCATGATTGGATCTCCTTGTTTGTAACCACTAAAAAGCCTCCCTGGGATGGTTTGAAATGGAACCATAAATGAAGACGCTTTGGAGGATGTACTGCAAATACATTTTCCAAACAAATTAGAAGATGGCTACGATGTggatctcatccccccccccccacccccatccaagccttttttaaaaaaaataaatcctatTTGGATATTCTGTCACACAAAATACAGGGTCAGTACACAGCATCTaatgaaaaaattaaaatgaaggaTGAGACCCTTGTAGATCATTCGGGAGCATCGGATGCTGCCGAGTTGCATAAACTTGGGGAGAAGATTCCTGGGAGCCCCATGTAAGAGCAAGATATAAGAATATCAAGAACAAAGCAAGGGGAACTGGAAAGAACGAACCATAccttaataattttaaaaaatatatgttcATGAATGAGTAGAACTCCAGCTCTGGAGTGAGAAATGGAAATCACACTGTTGCTGATCAACTAAGATTAAAAAACCACATGCCTGCACACCAGAAAAGGTCACTCAAAATAAAGAGTTTGTAACCAATTCACAGGCACCCTTGTCCCAGACAAGCTTCCATACTTACACAGAACCCTGGTAAAAGTAACCTAGGAAAGGCGTATTGTTCAGGGAAGACTGCACGCATAAGAAGGGAAACCAATCAGGAGTGTTGATCCCAGTCTGGACAGAGCACAGCTGGTCAAAAGGTGGATTGACATCCCCACCAAATACTCCGCTAAAACACGATCCGCTGAACAGTTGCTTCACCTCTGGTGTACATTCCTTGAAAAGCGGGGAGGGAAACCACAAAAGAATTACACAAAAGAGCTGAACACAACCTGTTGCCAATCTCAGAAGAATGAGGAGCATTAGGAACAACGCTGACAAATGCTTCTTAATAAAGactgaaccggggggggggggggggagtaacatTTGGGAGATGACTCTCTTTGCCCCTTCCATCATTGATAACTTTACATATTTCCAGAGACAGGTTCCAGTATTATTGTTGCCATGCCTTCATCTGTACTAAAGTGCTTCATTCCCTTCCCAAAGACTGGGGTGGAAAAGGCAGTGGCAGTTTTTTAATAAATTATATTATAAGCATTTTTAATAGACTTGCTCTAaggataatttaatttttttatggtTTATACTGAACCGAGCTTCAAAATAAGTGTAGAATTAATACCTGGTCACAGCAGCAACGGATATCACAGGCGCCGGCAGTCAGATTGCAAGGACAAGAGCCCAGTGGCTGAAACACTTGATTGGGGATAACTGTTACATTGTCTGCTTTAAAGATAAAAGAACTTAGAGACTCAAACACTCTAATCCTGGAGTTCATCCAAGTTAATCTATGAAACAACATGGAAGGGCTGCCAACTAGGGCACAGGGATGTGGGGGGGATAGGTAGTGTAGGGGAGCTCACATTGCAGAAAGGGGAGCAAAGGAGATGGGAGGGCTGGACTTGCCTCTTGGTGCATGTCTATGTCCTTTCCAATGCCCAAGCCTAAGGAAAAACATTGGGTCTGAAACCTCCACTCCTGTACACTTCTCTGGCACACAGCCACTGTGCCAAGAACATAAACCAGCCCAAACATAAAAAAGTCAAGACAAAGCAATCCAAATACCAGATGTTTCTGAATTTCCCATCTCATTCCCAGAGGATGCATTGGCATAGATCTCCGCTTGGATCGACAGGCGGGCCACCGCCATAGAGTCCTGACAAGCGGTAACCCGCAGAGCAGTGACCAAGCAGAGTGCCTCCACGCAACAGCCAGTGTGGTTAGAAGTGCATATTTGTAGATGTCTGGTCAAGAGCACAGTCACTCTGGAAACATTCTGAAACAAAACAGTGCAGCTGTTGGGTAGGCACTTTCTAAGTATCAAAGGATTTCAGCTCCATTTGTTAAAACCTTCAGCACAAATATCTCTTCCGCCATCAAGAGTATAGGAGTTTGCTTGTGAAGACAGCTTCACTTAGCTTCCTACACCACAACAACAGCATTCTGAAGTTTGGGCAAGAGGGCACTTAAGAAACACACACAACATATACAATGTGCACAGCGAGACTTGTTTTTACTAACCCCTTGAAATGTGACATATAAACTCCAATCTCCAGTCCTGTTTCTTTCTCTACAGTCTTCAAGAGGAAACATTcctaaaagagaagaaaaatcaaatgATGAATGCTTTTAAATGCATTCTTTTCTCTCAAGCCTTCACCTGAGTAGTATCTAAAAGATATTACCAACGGAGAAGGGCCATATCATTACTATTGGATAACACTCACTGTACTTCTCCTGAACAGTTGAGTCAGGTGCCTGGAGACGGTAATGGGATGGATgaaggccaataaactgaagctcaatccagataAGACTGAGGTGCTGCTGGTCAGCAACAAGGCTGCTCAAGGACTGAGGTCTCGGCCTGTCCTTGAGGAGGTTGCACTTCCCCAAAAGGAACAGGCTCATAGCCTGGGGTTGCTGCAGGAACCTGGCATACAACTGGAGGGCCAGATCTCCTCTGTGGCACACAATGCCTTtcatcagcttcagctgatacGCCAACTACACTCATTCCTTGACAAGTGTGATGTGCCCACGGTGATCCATGcttaggttagattactgtaatatactttatgtgggggtgggggggtgccttTGAAAACAGATTGCAAACTTCAGctcatccaaaatgcagcagtcagGCTGTTGTTGAAAGCAGGGTTCAGGGATTGTATCACaccagtgctgaaagatctgccctGGCTGCCCATTTATTTCTGGGCCAATTCAAGTGCTGGCTCTTGTCTTTAAACCCCTAAATTGAACTGCTTCCACCTGGACTTggtggtggcggagagtgccctcaagtcatagttgactgaaGGTgaccccctgctgaggttttcaaggcaagagaacaacaaaggtggtttgccattgcctgcctctgcaaccctggtcttcattggaggtctcccatccaattactaaccaaggctgaccctgctcagtTTCTGAGAtataacaagatcaggctcacctgggctatccaatccAGGTCCGGGTCTGTTTGAACTTAATAGCATGAAATCTAAAAAATGGTTTCTAAGCAATCTTACCTGTTTCATTGTCTgctacagagagagaaaaaacatctGCAGAGGTGCCAGCCAAAGAGGCAGTGACTCTGGATCCAGACATGTAGATAAAGGAAGGTTGAAAACCTAAAAGAACAAACCGGTATCAGGATTCAAACTTACATCACTATACCAAGCATATTTCTCTCCTTGTAAATTTTCATTTCAGACCTTGCTAGGAATAaagtctactctaactggcagcagctctccagttcC belongs to Eublepharis macularius isolate TG4126 chromosome 13, MPM_Emac_v1.0, whole genome shotgun sequence and includes:
- the TCTN2 gene encoding tectonic-2, which produces MLPAMVIGSLLWGLLLLSGARTQDGDPGFQPSFIYMSGSRVTASLAGTSADVFSLSVADNETGMFPLEDCRERNRTGDWSLYVTFQGNVSRVTVLLTRHLQICTSNHTGCCVEALCLVTALRVTACQDSMAVARLSIQAEIYANASSGNEMGNSETSDNVTVIPNQVFQPLGSCPCNLTAGACDIRCCCDQECTPEVKQLFSGSCFSGVFGGDVNPPFDQLCSVQTGINTPDWFPFLCVQSSLNNTPFLGYFYQGSVTSSKASSFMVPFQTIPGRLFSGYKQGDPIMTLDNEYFAVPQPFLAGQCARDAPVAFLRNFAVECLTTCMEGKSMLPDVTINSGTGVPIKLHVTYEKKTTDLGSCTSSECRNVTFAANYTIIWEGKRIIEMKVSILSGDICSEDTLRQRFTVNFVSINATSTEEWSGNPGYQVGKPIRAASLDSSVAITTLNLWKPDGLGLCTSASPTPILFGLNAVSGCVLEVDLKENCSQLRENVTDKLNSLVQVNHVGKRGNSNSSIPDDWVEIIRLDTFGPSSNASVGVLKGMCPGVPAHLNIQILTADVGAVEGVPQQEILGVQISFSTITWQVQCPITCEDKAGSLLISAAVQFIKIPAQPPVPKTRFQINYTEYDCKRNDVCWPELFYPLTRFYAGEPYSRSLAKGLVLAFLILLAVMLSDPVRRIYEAWNKT